The following are encoded together in the Fusarium keratoplasticum isolate Fu6.1 chromosome 1, whole genome shotgun sequence genome:
- a CDS encoding Citrate/oxoglutarate carrier protein translates to MAAIRTDLPGPIGDKKLEKKPIKFSNLLLGAGLNMFEVTTLGQPLEVVKTTMAANRGDGMAKALGRVWSRGGPLGFYQGLIPWAWIEASTKGAVLLFVASEAEYYARVAGASEFGGGIIGGITGGVAQAYATMGFCTCMKTVEITKHKIAATGVKPPSTFQTFGDIYRKEGIRGINKGVNAVAIRQMTNWGSRFGLSRLAEGWIRSATGKKEGEKLSAGEKVIASAVGGGLSAWNQPIEVIRVEMQSKKEDPNRPKKMTVGNTFKYIYETNGVRGLYRGITPRISLGIWQTVCMVAFGDMAKAYVEKLTGDAVTAKH, encoded by the exons ATGGCTGCCATCCGTACCGACCTTCCCGGCCCCATTGGggacaagaagctggagaagaagcccatcaAGTTCTCCAACTTGCTGCTGGGCGCCGGCCTCAACATGTTCGAGGTGACCACCCTGGGTCAGCCTCTCGAGGTCGTCAAGACTACCATGGCTGCCAACCGAGGTGACGGCATGGCCAAGGCTTTGGGACGCGTCTGGTCCCGCGGTGGTCCTCTGGGCT TCTACCAAGGTCTCATCCCCTGGGCCTGGATCGAAGCTTCCACCAAGGGCGCCGTCCTTCTCTTCGTTGCCTCCGAGGCCGAGTACTACGCCCGCGTCGCTGGCGCCTCCGAGTTTGGCGGTGGCATCATCGGTGGCATCACCGGTGGTGTCGCTCAGGCCTATGCCACCATGGGCTTCTGCACCTGCATGAAGACGGTCGAGATCACCAAGCACAAGATCGCCGCCACCGGTGTCAAGCCCCCCTCTACCTTCCAGACCTTTGGCGACATCTACCGCAAGGAGGGTATTCGTGGCATCAACAAGGGTGTCAACGCCGTCGCTATCCGCCAGATGACCAACTGGGGTAGCCGCTTCGGTCTGAGCCGTCTCGCCGAGGGCTGGATCCGCTCCGCCActggcaagaaggagggtgagaAGCTCTCTGCTGGCGAAAAGGTCATTGCCAGCGCcgtcggtggtggtctcAGCGCCTGGAACCAGCCCATCGAGGTCATCCGCGTTGAGATGcagagcaagaaggaggacCCCAACCGTcccaagaagatgacggtTGGCAACACTTTCAAGTACATCTACGAGACCAACGGTGTCCGCGGTCTCTACCGTGGCATCACCCCCCGTATCTCTCTGGGTATCTGGCAGACGGTCTGCATGGTTGCGTTTGGTGACAT GGCCAAGGCTTACGTCGAGAAGCTGACCGGCGATGCGGTTACTGCTAAGCATTAG